Proteins encoded by one window of Rhodamnia argentea isolate NSW1041297 chromosome 6, ASM2092103v1, whole genome shotgun sequence:
- the LOC115734310 gene encoding arogenate dehydratase 1-like, with translation MQSLSPRTPTSLRSVIRATPRPAQLARVAAATPHATRCAYRSDSVYYPNGVGSCKADWQSSCAILASKIVSQDNQAPLTADDANGGRPDSVASVNGHQAAVDLTLVPIDANNKLSPTAPQSPKPLTITDLSPAPMHGSQLRVAYQGVPGAYSEAAAGKAYPNCEAIPCDQFEVAFQAVELWIADRAVLPVENSLGGSIHRNYDLLLRHRLHIVGEVQLPVHHCLLALPGTRVEYLSRVISHPQALSQCEHTLTKLAPQAAREAVDDTAGAAEYIAANNLRDTAAIASARAAELYGLQILADGIQDDSSNVTRFVMLAREPIIPRTDRPFKTSIVFAHDKGTSVLFKVLSAFAFRNISLTKIESRPHRNRPIRLVDDANVGTAKHFEYMFYVDFEASLAEVRAQNALAEVQEFTSFLRVLGSYPMDMTPWCPSRGD, from the coding sequence ATGCAGTCTCTATCTCCTCGAACTCCGACTAGCCTCAGGTCCGTCATCCGTGCGACCCCCCGCCCGGCGCAACTCGCCCGGgtcgccgccgccacccccCACGCCACCCGGTGCGCCTACCGGTCCGATTCCGTCTACTACCCCAACGGCGTCGGCTCCTGCAAAGCCGACTGGCAGAGCTCCTGCGCCATCCTCGCCAGCAAGATCGTCTCCCAGGACAACCAGGCCCCCTTGACCGCCGACGACGCCAACGGCGGCCGACCCGACAGCGTCGCCTCCGTCAACGGGCACCAGGCCGCCGTCGACCTTACCCTCGTCCCCATCGACGCCAACAACAAGCTCAGCCCTACCGCCCCACAGTCGCCTAAGCCGCTCACCATCACGGACCTGTCCCCGGCTCCGATGCACGGCTCTCAGCTCCGCGTGGCCTACCAGGGCGTCCCCGGAGCCTACTCCGAAGCAGCCgccgggaaagcctatccgaACTGCGAAGCGATCCCGTGCGACCAGTTCGAGGTCGCCTTCCAGGCCGTGGAGCTCTGGATCGCGGACCGCGCCGTCTTGCCGGTGGAGAACTCCCTCGGCGGCTCGATCCACAGGAACTACGACCTCCTCCTGCGCCACCGCCTCCACATCGTCGGCGAGGTCCAGCTCCCCGTCCACCATTGCCTCCTCGCGCTTCCCGGCACGCGCGTGGAGTACCTCTCGCGCGTGATCTCGCACCCGCAGGCGCTCTCCCAGTGCGAGCACACCCTGACGAAGCTGGCCCCGCAGGCGGCGCGCGAGGCCGTGGACGACACTGCCGGGGCCGCGGAGTACATCGCGGCGAACAACCTCCGTGACACGGCGGCGATCGCGAGCGCGCGCGCGGCGGAGCTGTACGGGCTCCAGATTCTGGCGGACGGGATCCAGGACGACTCGAGCAACGTGACCCGGTTCGTGATGCTGGCGCGTGAGCCCATCATCCCGCGGACGGATCGGCCGTTCAAGACGAGCATCGTGTTCGCGCACGACAAGGGGACGAGCGTGCTGTTCAAGGTGCTCTCGGCTTTCGCGTTCCGGAACATCAGCCTGACCAAGATCGAGTCGCGGCCtcaccggaaccggcccatccGGCTCGTCGACGACGCCAACGTCGGCACGGCGAAGCACTTCGAGTACATGTTCTACGTCGACTTCGAGGCGTCGCTCGCGGAGGTCAGGGCCCAGAACGCGCTCGCCGAAGTGCAGGAGTTCACATCCTTCCTCAGGGTCTTGGGGAGTTATCCCATGGACATGACGCCCTGGTGTCCTTCCAGAGGAGATTAG
- the LOC115734311 gene encoding probable ribosome biogenesis protein RLP24: MRLEKCWFCSSTVYPGHGIQFVRNDAKIFRFCRSKCHKNFKMKRNPRKVKWTKAYRRLHGKDMTQDSTFEFERKRNRPERYDRNLAENTLKAIKKIDKVRVDREARHHKNRMRGKKAKEQREAAKELEQGIHLVKAPSVLQEEPSLTLPKIKVKVSHQESQENRAMEE, translated from the exons ATGAGGTTGGAGAAGTGCTGGTTCTGTTCCTCCACCGTATACCCTGGCCATGGTATTCAGTTTGTTCGAAATGATGCTAAG ATATTCCGGTTTTGTAGATCCAAATGCCACAAGAACTTTAAGATGAAGAGAAATCCTCGGAAGGTAAAATGGACCAAGGCCTATAGGCGATTACACGGAAAAGATATGACACAG GATTCAACTTTTGAATTTGAGAGGAAGAGAAATCGGCCAGAGAGGTATGATAGGAATCTGGCGGAGAACACATTGAAGGCCATTAAGAAGATAGACAAGGTTAGAGTCGATAGGGAGGCCAGGCACCACAAGAACAG AATGAGGGGCAAGAAAGCAAAGGAGCAGAGAGAGGCAGCGAAGGAGTTGGAGCAAGGAATTCACCTGGTCAAAGCTCCATCTGTACTTCAAGAGGAGCCATCTCTCACTTTGCCCAAGATCAAGGTCAAGGTTTCTCATCAAGAATCTCAGGAAAACCGAGCTATGGAAGAATGA
- the LOC115734564 gene encoding uncharacterized protein LOC115734564 has protein sequence MRDIVSCFSENAVGVSPSTCSSYSNNACISPTLIPSVRNAVICLYKTTLSSQKHLLITVAWSRSHMGQGLTVTIGDDPSASFKLLNTNSRFVRKKKGNKVIESANLHIEVFWDLSNAKYDSGPEPVEEFYVLVMIDAELGLFLGDMAEEAVAKKFKTGNLAAKFSLVSRREHCSGNTLYSTKAQFSDTGIVHDILIRCSSENEGFRHPGLSVYIDKKMVMRVKRLQWNFRGNQTIFTDGLLVDLMWDVHDWFFNPASGYAVFMFRTRSGFDSRLWLEEKMDQKDQDRIEFSLLIYASKSP, from the coding sequence ATGAGAGATATAGTTTCTTGCTTCAGTGAGAATGCAGTAGGAGTGTCTCCATCTACTTGCTCCAGCTATTCCAACAATGCCTGCATCTCCCCAACTCTGATCCCTTCAGTCAGAAATGCAGTCATTTGTCTATACAAAACCACCCTCTCATCACAAAAACACCTCCTCATCACAGTCGCTTGGAGCAGAAGTCACATGGGTCAAGGCCTAACCGTGACCATTGGCGATGACCCGTCTGCATCATTCAAGCTGCTCAACACCAATTCTCGGTTCGTCAGGAAAAAGAAGGGCAACAAAGTGATTGAATCTGCGAATTTGCACATCGAAGTGTTCTGGGATCTCTCTAATGCCAAGTACGATAGCGGACCAGAGCCTGTCGAAGAGTTCTATGTGCTTGTCATGATCGACGCAGAATTAGGTCTTTTCCTCGGCGATATGGCTGAAGAAGCCGTGGCAAAGAAGTTCAAGACCGGTAATTTGGCTGCCAAATTCTCTCTCGTTTCGAGGAGAGAGCACTGTTCTGGCAATACCCTTTACAGCACAAAGGCTCAGTTTAGCGATACTGGGATTGTACACGACATTTTAATCCGCTGCAGCAGCGAAAACGAAGGGTTTAGGCATCCGGGGTTGAGCGTTTACATCGATAAGAAGATGGTGATGAGAGTTAAGAGGTTGCAGTGGAATTTCAGAGGAAACCAGACGATCTTCACAGATGGTTTGCTGGTGGATTTGATGTGGGATGTGCACGATTGGTTCTTCAATCCAGCATCCGGTTACGCGGTGTTCATGTTTAGGACAAGGAGCGGATTTGATAGCAGATTGTGGTTGGAAGAGAAGATGGACCAGAAAGATCAAGATAGGATTGAATTCTCCTTGTTGATTTATGCAAGTAAGAGTCCATGA
- the LOC115734547 gene encoding fructose-bisphosphate aldolase 1, cytoplasmic-like isoform X2 — translation MSCYKGKYHDELIANAAYIGTPGKGILAADESTGTIGKRFAAIDVENVEANRRTYRELLFCTPGALQYLSGAILFEETLFQKTADGKPFVEVLQEGGVLPGIKVDKGTVELAGTNGETNTQGLDGLAQRCQQYYAAGARFAKWRAVLKIGAAEPSQLAINENANGLARYAIICQENGLVPIVEPEILVDGDHDIDRSADVTERVLAACYKALNDHHVLLEGTLLKPNMVTPGSDSAKVPPEVVAAYTVRALQRTVPPAVPAVVFLSGGQSEEQATVHLNAMNKIEGKKPWSLTFSYGRALQQSTLKAWAGKEENVEKAREAFLVRCKANSEATLGTYSGDAGLAEGASESLHVKDYKY, via the exons ATGTCTTGCTACAAGGGAAAATATCACG ACGAACTCATCGCCAATGCCGCCTACATCGGCACTCCGGGCAAGGGGATCCTCGCCGCTGACGAGTCCACCGGCACCATCGGCAAGCGGTTCGCGGCCATCGACGTCGAGAACGTCGAGGCCAACCGCCGCACTTACCGCGAGCTCCTCTTCTGCACCCCCGGAGCCCTCCAGTACCTGAGCGGCGCCATCCTCTTCGAGGAGACTCTCTTCCAGAAGACCGCCGACGGCAAGCCCTTCGTCGAAGTCCTCCAGGAGGGCGGCGTCCTCCCCGGCATCAAGGTCGACAAGGGCACCGTCGAGCTCGCCGGGACCAACGGCGAGACCAACACTCAGGGCCTCGACGGCCTCGCCCAGCGCTGCCAGCAGTACTACGCCGCCGGAGCCCGCTTCGCCAAGTGGCGCGCTGTCCTGAAGATCGGCGCCGCCGAGCCCAGTCAGCTCGCGATCAATGAGAACGCCAACGGCCTGGCTCGCTACGCCATCATCTGCCAGGAGAACGGCCTGGTCCCGATCGTCGAGCCGGAGATCCTCGTCGACGGCGACCACGACATCGACCGCAGCGCCGATGTGACGGAGCGCGTGCTCGCGGCCTGCTACAAGGCGCTCAACGATCACCACGTGCTCCTGGAAGGGACGCTCCTGAAGCCGAACATGGTGACTCCGGGATCGGATTCCGCCAAGGTGCCGCCGGAGGTGGTGGCGGCGTACACCGTGAGGGCTCTGCAGCGGACGGTGCCTCCGGCTGTCCCAGCGGTCGTGTTCCTCTCCGGAGGGCAGAGCGAGGAGCAGGCGACGGTGCATCTTAATGCGATGAACAAAATTGAAG GTAAAAAGCCTTGGTCACTTACATTCTCCTATGGAAGAGCGCTTCAGCAGAGCACGCTGAAGGCGTGGGCCGGGAAGGAGGAGAATGTGGAGAAAGCGAGGGAGGCTTTTCTGGTGAGGTGCAAGGCCAACTCTGAGGCTACTCTGGGGACTTACAGTGGCGATGCCGGTTTGGCCGAAGGTGCTTCAGAGAGTCTTCATGTGAAGGATTACAAGTATTGA
- the LOC115734547 gene encoding fructose-bisphosphate aldolase 1, cytoplasmic-like isoform X1, producing MSCYKGKYHDELIANAAYIGTPGKGILAADESTGTIGKRFAAIDVENVEANRRTYRELLFCTPGALQYLSGAILFEETLFQKTADGKPFVEVLQEGGVLPGIKVDKGTVELAGTNGETNTQGLDGLAQRCQQYYAAGARFAKWRAVLKIGAAEPSQLAINENANGLARYAIICQENGLVPIVEPEILVDGDHDIDRSADVTERVLAACYKALNDHHVLLEGTLLKPNMVTPGSDSAKVPPEVVAAYTVRALQRTVPPAVPAVVFLSGGQSEEQATVHLNAMNKIEGKKPWSLTFSYGRALQQSTLKAWAGKEENVEKAREAFLVRCKANSEATLGTYSGDAGLAEGASESLHVKDYKY from the exons ATGTCTTGCTACAAGGGAAAATATCACG ACGAACTCATCGCCAATGCCGCCTACATCGGCACTCCGGGCAAGGGGATCCTCGCCGCTGACGAGTCCACCGGCACCATCGGCAAGCGGTTCGCGGCCATCGACGTCGAGAACGTCGAGGCCAACCGCCGCACTTACCGCGAGCTCCTCTTCTGCACCCCCGGAGCCCTCCAGTACCTGAGCGGCGCCATCCTCTTCGAGGAGACTCTCTTCCAGAAGACCGCCGACGGCAAGCCCTTCGTCGAAGTCCTCCAGGAGGGCGGCGTCCTCCCCGGCATCAAGGTCGACAAGGGCACCGTCGAGCTCGCCGGGACCAACGGCGAGACCAACACTCAGGGCCTCGACGGCCTCGCCCAGCGCTGCCAGCAGTACTACGCCGCCGGAGCCCGCTTCGCCAAGTGGCGCGCTGTCCTGAAGATCGGCGCCGCCGAGCCCAGTCAGCTCGCGATCAATGAGAACGCCAACGGCCTGGCTCGCTACGCCATCATCTGCCAGGAGAACGGCCTGGTCCCGATCGTCGAGCCGGAGATCCTCGTCGACGGCGACCACGACATCGACCGCAGCGCCGATGTGACGGAGCGCGTGCTCGCGGCCTGCTACAAGGCGCTCAACGATCACCACGTGCTCCTGGAAGGGACGCTCCTGAAGCCGAACATGGTGACTCCGGGATCGGATTCCGCCAAGGTGCCGCCGGAGGTGGTGGCGGCGTACACCGTGAGGGCTCTGCAGCGGACGGTGCCTCCGGCTGTCCCAGCGGTCGTGTTCCTCTCCGGAGGGCAGAGCGAGGAGCAGGCGACGGTGCATCTTAATGCGATGAACAAAATTGAAG GTAAAAAGCCATGGTCGCTTACGTTCTCCTATGGAAGAGCGCTTCAGCAGAGCACGCTGAAGGCGTGGGCCGGGAAGGAGGAGAATGTGGAGAAAGCGAGGGAGGCTTTTCTGGTGAGGTGCAAGGCCAACTCTGAGGCTACTCTGGGGACTTACAGTGGCGATGCCG
- the LOC115731802 gene encoding UPF0481 protein At3g47200-like: MSRESNSRSNHSAENSSSVHHVVHIDASFLSEVEGKMQELPRHLNRSAGRDSCCIFRVPQSLSKINEKAYHPLIVSIGPFHHREPDIQMIQEHKWRFLSDLLLRAESKRVVLKDFFEAVAPMEEEIRKSYSETLEIDGRDLIRMMVLDGCFIIELFCKVGRINPAERINPADCDDPLFTMAWVLPFLTRDLLRLENQIPYFVLRKLFDLSVGSGDNGPSLARLALGFFNYMVQRPVHVLENYYDKEGMHLLDLFRMTYIPNCPENPEKEKKRRKPSRFLHLIQCATKLDQAGVKFRPRKAHSILDIKFRNGLLEIPILTIDDFWSSLFLNFVAYEQCYRRSTEHFTTYANFMGCLINTPADAGLLGDRKIVENYFGTDEEVARFFNNVRKDVAFDIHKSYLSKVFEEVNEYYQNDWHVRWAGFRHTYFSTPWSFMSAAAAILLLLLTTIQSFYAVYQYYVPSKNK, encoded by the coding sequence ATGTCCAGAGAATCGAACTCCCGCAGCAACCACAGCGCAGAGAACAGTAGCTCCGTCCACCATGTCGTCCACATCGACGCGAGTTTCTTATCAGAAGTGGAAGGGAAAATGCAGGAATTGCCGAGGCACTTGAACAGGTCGGCGGGAAGAGACTCTTGTTGCATCTTCAGAGTCCCTCAGAGCCTATCGAAGATCAATGAAAAGGCCTACCATCCTCTTATAGTCTCCATCGGTCCCTTCCACCATAGGGAGCCGGACATCCAGATGATCCAGGAGCACAAGTGGCGGTTCCTAAGCGATCTCCTACTGCGAGCAGAGAGCAAGAGAGTTGTGCTCAAGGACTTCTTCGAGGCAGTAGCTCcgatggaggaggagatcaGGAAGAGCTACTCGGAGACCTTGGAAATCGATGGCCGGGACCTTATCCGGATGATGGTGCTCGATGGTTGCTTCATCATCGAGCTGTTCTGCAAAGTCGGGCGGATCAACCCGGCCGAGCGGATCAACCCGGCCGATTGCGACGACCCTTTATTCACTATGGCTTGGGTTTTGCCTTTCTTGACGAGGGATCTCCTCCGGCTTGAGAACCAAATTCCTTACTTCGTTCTGCGGAAGTTATTTGATCTGTCTGTTGGATCCGGAGATAATGGCCCCTCCTTGGCCAGGCTTGCCTTAGGGTTCTTCAACTATATGGTGCAGAGACCAGTGCATGTGCTGGAGAACTACTATGATAAAGAAGGCATGCATTTGCTCGATTTGTTCCGCATGACCTATATCCCCAATTGCCCGGAGAACccggagaaagagaaaaaaagaagaaagccaaGCAGATTCCTTCACCTGATTCAATGCGCGACGAAGCTCGATCAAGCCGGAGTCAAGTTCAGGCCGAGGAAGGCTCACAGCATCTTGGACATAAAATTCAGAAATGGCCTCCTCGAGATTCCGATCTTGACTATAGACGACTTCTGGAGCTCTTTGTTCCTCAATTTTGTGGCTTATGAGCAGTGCTATCGCCGTTCCACCGAGCACTTCACAACCTATGCTAATTTTATGGGGTGTCTCATCAATACGCCTGCCGATGCTGGGTTGCTGGGCGACCGCAAGATCGTCGAGAATTATTTTGGTACAGACGAGGAAGTTGCCCGCTTCTTCAATAATGTCAGGAAAGATGTGGCGTTTGATATCCACAAGAGCTATTTGTCCAAGGTCTTTGAGGAAGTGAACGAGTATTATCAGAACGATTGGCATGTCCGATGGGCTGGGTTCAGGCACACATACTTCAGCACTCCGTGGTCCTTCATGTCGGCCGCAGCAGCTATATTGCTTCTGCTGCTTACCACGATTCAATCTTTCTATGCCGTTTATCAATACTATGTACCTTCCAAAAATAAGTAG